A stretch of the Borreliella afzelii genome encodes the following:
- a CDS encoding plasmid maintenance protein: MKNTKIPNNKYQHKLIVLISTLNYINSTLEQYTQSDLLYYFNSNMKRNGQREIKIKTLQNYLYKLGTVFKVTNNYYRHLGINMGTEVYYKLKYSKKECYRIVNKHFKDSKKNKYKIRVNSYFKKNCIKNSSVEKKECYYNIYNKKEEKKKNITSTEKLQIEKYIKKCNFKSNIFYSILNLRLEKKDTIEVCKMLKRFENLIEKNIYGKTNSIKLIKASKLKNKQKELRRILNEIKNDLENENYDNKQLEIQIKDIYKQYKNKPHFIIEKNKYCDLEKIVVKLKNNLKHINTNTKKSKTNIKNNIFNILIEQLKNKIEIKIFIPILKNYLDKQNKLEYGKVFNNHYYYEILKEIELNECYSQSKEFKKNAN; this comes from the coding sequence ATGAAAAATACAAAAATTCCTAACAATAAATACCAGCACAAATTAATTGTTTTAATATCAACATTAAATTATATAAACTCAACCCTTGAACAATATACCCAAAGCGATCTCCTTTATTACTTTAATAGTAATATGAAAAGGAATGGTCAAAGAGAAATTAAAATTAAAACACTTCAAAACTATCTTTATAAACTAGGAACAGTTTTTAAAGTAACTAATAACTACTACAGACATTTAGGTATTAACATGGGTACTGAAGTTTACTACAAACTTAAATACTCTAAAAAAGAGTGTTACCGAATAGTTAATAAACATTTTAAAGATTCAAAAAAGAATAAATATAAAATCCGTGTTAATTCATATTTTAAAAAGAATTGCATTAAAAATAGCAGTGTAGAAAAAAAGGAGTGTTATTATAATATATATAATAAGAAGGAAGAAAAGAAAAAAAATATTACCTCCACAGAAAAATTACAAATCGAAAAATATATTAAAAAATGCAACTTTAAATCAAATATATTCTACTCTATTTTAAATTTAAGATTAGAAAAAAAAGATACAATTGAAGTATGCAAAATGTTAAAACGGTTTGAAAATTTAATTGAGAAAAACATATATGGAAAAACCAATAGTATTAAGCTAATAAAAGCAAGTAAACTTAAAAACAAGCAAAAAGAATTAAGAAGAATACTAAATGAAATAAAGAATGACTTAGAAAACGAAAATTATGACAATAAACAATTAGAAATACAAATCAAAGATATATATAAGCAATATAAAAACAAACCACACTTCATTATAGAAAAAAATAAATACTGTGACTTAGAGAAGATAGTAGTAAAGTTAAAAAATAATCTTAAACATATAAATACAAATACGAAAAAATCTAAAACAAATATTAAAAATAATATCTTCAATATACTTATCGAGCAATTAAAAAACAAAATAGAGATTAAAATTTTCATACCAATATTAAAAAATTATTTAGATAAGCAAAACAAATTAGAGTATGGCAAGGTATTTAATAACCACTACTATTATGAGATTTTAAAGGAAATAGAACTTAATGAATGTTATTCACAATCAAAAGAATTTAAAAAAAATGCCAATTAA